From a region of the Lactuca sativa cultivar Salinas chromosome 4, Lsat_Salinas_v11, whole genome shotgun sequence genome:
- the LOC111881085 gene encoding uncharacterized protein LOC111881085 encodes METPQSSRRITRSQVKTMASENSNINNTSVTIASRDENEDSMNGVSKSRQKTGKPQEREKSALFDITNGSPIVGLAMGSLKTPLYSKKRMTISNSEAKHTTTPGSGESLLRGQVKTLLQKVEEEGVISKICFEHNPLIHKRFINSPMAVLAPTPANTPQVYDFSTTNKNVLDSFTVSPVAENFNFTQMLQDVIRSPNQEDNGETVTRSLFMDFSEKFEGSEDSSVWSVQVNASTSDEGKDGDDDGMDEICNGIRKLSVNNGVKFSGKHIRFVYNSDGEVEGEVESSPPSSSSSSSSSSSSSSSSS; translated from the exons ATGGAGACACCACAATCATCACGAAGAATCACAAGATCACAAGTTAAGACTATGGCTTCCGAGAACagcaacatcaacaacaccaGTGTAACCATAGCATCAC GAGATGAAAACGAAGATTCGATGAATGGTGTTTCGAAATCAAGACAAAAAACCGGAAAACCTCAAGAAAGAGAAAAGTCTGCGTTGTTTGATATAACAAATGGTTCACCAATCGTTGGGCTTGCAATGGGGAGCTTAAAGACTCCATTATATTCGAAGAAAAGAATGACGATTTCCAATTCTGAAGCAAAACATACCACAACTCCTGGATCTGGGGAGTCTTTATTGAGAGGTCAAGTGAAGACCCTTTTGCAAAaagttgaagaagaaggagtaatCTCAAAGATTTGTTTTGAACATAATCCTTTGATTCATAAACGTTTTATCAACTCTCCAATGGCTGTTCTTGCTCCAACACCTGCTAATACGCCTCAAGTTTATGACTTTTCAACTACTAACAAGAACGTTTTGGATTCTTTCACAGTCTCTCCTGTTGCTGAAAACTTCAATTTTACTCAG ATGCTTCAAGATGTAATTCGTTCACCAAATCAAGAAGATAATGGTGAAACTGTAACAAGGTCGCTTTTCATGGATTTTTCAGAGAAATTTGAAGGTTCTGAGGATTCATCGGTGTGGTCGGTTCAAGTGAATGCAAGCACAAGTGATGAGGGTaaagatggtgatgatgatgggaTGGATGAGATTTGTAATGGGATTAGGAAGTTGAGTGTCAACAATGGTGTTAAATTCAGTGGAAAACACATAAGGTTTGTGTACAATAGTGATGGGGAAGTGGAAGGAGAAGTGGAGTCATCAcctccatcatcatcatcatcatcatcatcatcatcatcatcatcatcatcatcatcatga